The following are encoded in a window of Arthrobacter antioxidans genomic DNA:
- a CDS encoding PA14 domain-containing protein: MATPAIALPIAEVPANTADWATTPYSPLEPVEVAASGNDLQLTFDDDAGGLNAAGDVGTGFTMVQPSSSDPTYYVPQNLQVANGSLNIAATKGIAYLKNGTAASDIDKNKQDNTLGVGLTASDNVLRFTTTLKSPSTSTSSAQAGIWFGPTDDDYVKLVLASPSDTGRQIQLSREVAGVTNQAVNGDQRNFDISKAALGDQDVQLILDVNSVTKSAIASYKIGAGAVTSLGTLPLPTNFFDGTLLSADVPNVDSFGGLFATKRNMAATNPLTYSFQDFSVSELDAMAPAAPGAVTAGATPDSVELTWAAPADADVAGYRVYRSGTTPVATTGTPVSGAELITDPSFVDESAFVGGTYHYSVIAVDTSGNTSAAAESGAAVPPAPPGTLVDKINFQPSAANVPDGYSADTGAAYDAARGSGWITEDDRTPFDFSLNTRSRTGNPDPRLSSIIHMQYGDIASASPTTGVTAEKGVWEYDVPNGTYNVVTAVGDTGAGVTNNYDSKHLVRAEGTVVLEEFVGSAPRQFDEAVGTVEVTDGKLTIDAIGGSNTKLAYIDIYSVTQEAPVPAAPAGLQGEAGASGVVLEWTASEGAAGYNVYRGTTAEVAVDGPALNGDTPVSGVTFTDESAAADTTYYYVVVAVNEDGAASDPSSAVEVQVPAEETPVPAAPVGVKGAAGETGVVLEWTASQGAAGYNVYRGTTAEVAVDGPALNGDTPVSGVTFTDESAAADTTYYYVVTAVNEERAASDPSQAVEVTVPPEGGPEPGACAVGQWTAEFFQGRDLAGAPVTIECADDIDQAFGVGSGPEGVGSTNYSIRWTKTVTEGAGTYEFRARTDDGVRIKVDDELVLDQWVDQSATETHTASVTLDESAKVEVEYYQGWGSASADVSYTRVGEACAVGQWTAEFFQGRDLAGAPVTIECADDIDQAFGVGSGPEGVGSTNYSIRWTKTVTEGAGTYEFRARTDDGVRIKVDDELVLDQWVDQSATETHTASVTLDESAKVEVEYYQGWGSASADVSYTRVGEACAVGQWTAEFFQGRDLAGAPVTIECADDIDQAFGVGSGPEGVGSTNYSIRWTKTVTEGAGTYEFRARTDDGVRIKVDDELVLDQWVDQSATETHTASVTLDESAKVEVEYYQGWGSASADVSYTRVGEACAVGQWTAEFFQGRDLAGAPVTIECADDIDQAFGVGSGPEGVGSTNYSIRWTKTVTEGAGTYEFRARTDDGVRIKVDDELVLDQWVDQSATETHTASVTLDESAKVEVEYYQGWGSASADVSYTRVGADTEAPSAPSQLVAAAEDSAVALSWEVSASTDTVGYRVYRGTEAGVEASETPLSGSPLVENASYRDVSAAPDVTYYYVVTAVDAAGNESEVSNEAMAVVATVEDTEAPDAPLELAAVAGDASVELTWTASASTDTAGYRVYRSLQPVVADTGEEDAVSGEALVSGTAYTDDTVSNGTTYFYVVTAVDTAGNESEVSNEVFAVPTVPNTTDVKVDFTATNAVPAAGYLADWGQSYGSRTSPNQGTGLSYGWLSEDGTPVSLVGNGRERVRTGIDGRLNSILHMQYGDVNGTNGVNTEGVWELAVPNGLYEVEVAVGDEPGASNVYDSNHVINIEAGLGIESFQATAGEEYRTSTTTVGVWDGALTLTATGGTNTKIAYVEVLGLEQAPHVDTMRPDNRASGHDPNDGVSATIRVPYAGVGVDPQTLPGNVHIYEAASGVEVPSSTGTSGGNDVISTQPDSPLKPNTSYRFVVTDEVKDNFGAPFVPFSSIFTTGAGTVETPEEFTPLSGVGFEKVELPIGAGTYWSTFTFGPDDKLYGATIGQGLFRFTVNDDGTLSNKENLGYQGRAMVGLVFDKSSTASDLKLWITSTSANVGNEQGQWISGISRLTGANLQNEAKIFEGLPRSQSDHLTNSMVYGPDGRLYFQQGSNQAAGDLDNSWGQRGEKLLTAATLVFDPANPQVQAAASGAGSINVQTADGGSYDPYASNAPLKIYATGIRNAYDLVWHSNGHLYVPTNGTAGGGNSPGVTANADGTFTRVAAPGIPGASTVNGRDVTAQCQRRNYTGGSVPAIANHPTQRDLLFDVVEGGYYGHPNPERCEWVLNEGNDPANLPESPGQGGSKYASGVKADPNYRGIAYDFEFNKSPNGALEYQSDTFGGQLKGRLLVTRFSNNNDLIFLQPDPATGEILGAQVPTGVPGVPNTTISGADGFNDPLEVVEDPGTGNLYVNQYDRSGGAQKMFLLRVPADQQAATLDASAEELVFSTVKNTTSSTKAVTVTNTGPEAVTLSRAVQGAQAGEFTITGGSTSLAPGASTTLQVAFKPGSAVGQRSATLEVTAGDTTLEIGLYGLSMNGIEGGNEPTFADVLGTLGYKVDVGWTNLAGGVDPAAKGDEVLEPLFVKSGSAPVSMKPLAQYAPREDLPFGWYTGDGTESERNKVGSIDINGYQSLLPPASPGSASSFDPGDEQFGFYFYSNVFQRVGFTEDRLNTGIAHRARVYPAKDRSGAAMANSYIVAFEDASNGDYQDYVFLVQGVKPAGEVTPPSTEAIRVNFSDLAGPLPAGYLRDHGQAFGTRTAPDQGTGLSYGWKSQATENPLDISTGGTTPGNGRTRVTAQTDQRLESLMHMQSGDVSGTFNGVATYAYWEIALPDGEYRVTVAAGDATINSDLEAHSINFENQPVISRFVPTGAAGANSRHATATADVAVTDGFLTVDANGGTNSKINYLDIVPLADTEVPGDDPTDGAQVKVNFQTPAAPTPAGWTADTGMAFDAERKFGWLVDGAPTDRSSAARYRTTATPGINYPSDPLLQTTNLMGPASNVSTGVWEYELPNGTYKVALSVGDSGFLDSTHGVAVEGQPLVNSFVPTGATPFQTGTRDVAVADGKLTVTSTGTNSKINWISIKGDGLDGPPAETTLVKYNFQTEAAPTPAGWIKDYGLGYSAGAGFGWLVGGEPADRVLSGRYRTAAASGITYPANDPLLQTLNIMQSGTVTGLSDGTWVADVADGTYTVSVSVGDAGFLDSTHAIEVEGTPVIDPFVPTGSAPFKTGTAQVTVTDGQLTVVPTGTNTKINWITIAGKALTAPSVAVTVNGTEIGSSFSGGTANVSLAATAPTGTTIESLTYSVNGADPVAYTAPFVFDTAGNYVLEVTATDTTGASTTRTVQFEVLDIGGTLTLRNEQVTRQGGAPIPGLSEDWLVMHRINGGVSTHEVVDEATVTLSNTGSKGLRITELALGGPNAGQFTVTDAPELPFTVQPNASVPVTVQFTAASGGKGVRVAQLNVRSSDPSAALMPVQLRGAYMTQPEGNSELSVNEIALAFGWTTDLGSPSNGDEMRTSALNGEEVRSLQWKRLDSSIPVTARQIAAFHGCCTQIETVNINGTTATHNAAYGQSLLPLNNALTGPTQLTTNPTGNIGIVVSGQSTNNPNYMAVKTWPVRDRDRKIVPGAWIVGHDYISSPNQCGTGPTNCDFQDNMYLVTNMVPVASSDTTAPSTVTGVAAAASGSAIDVTWAAGPEADLAGYYVERATSAAGPWTRISGNTPVRGLKMTDTNLPFAAQAFYRVQAVDASGNTSPVSATASAAIPASAGQAIRINAGGGAVTTGGVNWLADTYFAGGKTYTNPAVTQIAGTDSDALYFSERSATTGPGTFGYNIPVPAGNYTVRLHFAEIYHGATGGGAGGTGKRVFGVNLEGGPQEISNLDLNAVVSPMTAHIVSQTLGVTDGNLDIDFASTVDQPKISAIEVIRNP; the protein is encoded by the coding sequence ATGGCTACTCCAGCTATCGCGTTACCCATAGCTGAGGTTCCAGCAAATACGGCGGATTGGGCAACGACGCCCTACTCGCCCCTCGAGCCCGTGGAGGTGGCGGCGTCGGGCAACGATCTGCAGCTCACCTTCGACGACGATGCCGGCGGGCTGAACGCCGCCGGGGACGTGGGAACCGGGTTCACCATGGTCCAACCCTCGTCCTCGGACCCGACCTATTACGTCCCCCAGAATCTTCAGGTCGCCAACGGCAGCCTGAATATTGCTGCGACCAAGGGGATCGCCTATCTCAAGAACGGCACCGCTGCCAGCGACATCGACAAGAACAAACAGGACAACACACTCGGAGTGGGACTCACCGCCAGTGACAACGTTCTGCGCTTCACCACGACGCTGAAAAGCCCGTCGACCTCCACGTCCTCCGCCCAGGCCGGCATCTGGTTCGGGCCGACCGATGACGACTACGTGAAGCTCGTCCTGGCTTCTCCCTCGGATACGGGGCGCCAGATCCAGCTGTCGCGTGAAGTGGCCGGAGTGACGAACCAGGCTGTGAACGGCGATCAGCGCAATTTCGACATCTCGAAGGCCGCGCTCGGCGACCAGGACGTGCAGCTGATCCTCGACGTCAACAGCGTCACCAAGAGCGCCATCGCGAGCTACAAGATCGGCGCTGGAGCGGTGACGTCCCTCGGCACCCTGCCGCTGCCCACCAATTTCTTCGACGGAACCCTGCTTTCCGCCGACGTCCCGAACGTCGATTCGTTCGGGGGCCTCTTCGCCACCAAGCGCAACATGGCCGCGACAAATCCCCTGACATATTCGTTCCAGGACTTCTCGGTCAGCGAGCTGGACGCCATGGCGCCGGCGGCACCCGGCGCCGTGACGGCAGGGGCAACTCCCGATTCCGTCGAGCTGACCTGGGCTGCTCCGGCAGACGCCGACGTCGCGGGCTACCGTGTCTACCGCTCCGGAACCACTCCGGTGGCCACCACCGGAACCCCCGTTTCCGGCGCAGAACTGATCACCGATCCGTCCTTCGTCGACGAATCGGCTTTCGTCGGCGGCACCTATCACTACTCGGTGATCGCTGTGGACACGTCGGGAAACACCTCGGCGGCAGCAGAATCCGGGGCCGCCGTACCGCCGGCACCACCCGGCACGCTTGTGGACAAGATCAACTTCCAGCCGTCGGCGGCCAACGTGCCCGACGGCTATTCGGCTGACACCGGCGCCGCCTATGACGCAGCACGCGGGTCCGGTTGGATCACCGAGGACGACCGCACCCCGTTCGACTTCTCCCTGAACACGCGGTCACGGACGGGAAACCCCGATCCGAGGCTCTCCTCGATCATCCACATGCAGTACGGGGACATCGCTTCCGCATCGCCCACGACCGGAGTCACCGCCGAGAAGGGCGTCTGGGAATACGACGTGCCGAACGGAACCTACAACGTCGTCACCGCAGTGGGCGACACGGGCGCCGGCGTCACCAACAATTACGACAGCAAGCACCTGGTCAGGGCCGAAGGAACGGTGGTTCTCGAGGAATTCGTAGGATCGGCTCCTCGACAGTTCGATGAAGCCGTGGGAACCGTCGAGGTGACCGACGGCAAACTGACGATCGACGCCATCGGCGGCTCCAACACCAAGCTCGCCTACATCGACATCTATTCCGTGACCCAGGAAGCGCCGGTTCCTGCTGCTCCTGCCGGGCTCCAGGGTGAGGCCGGCGCGTCCGGCGTGGTGCTGGAGTGGACGGCGTCCGAGGGCGCTGCCGGGTACAACGTGTACCGCGGCACGACGGCCGAGGTCGCCGTGGACGGCCCCGCATTGAACGGGGACACACCGGTGTCGGGCGTGACGTTCACGGACGAGAGTGCCGCTGCCGACACCACCTACTACTACGTGGTCGTCGCCGTCAACGAAGACGGCGCCGCATCGGACCCGTCGTCCGCGGTGGAGGTTCAGGTGCCCGCCGAGGAAACTCCGGTTCCTGCTGCTCCCGTGGGGGTGAAGGGTGCTGCCGGTGAGACGGGTGTGGTCCTGGAGTGGACGGCGTCCCAGGGTGCCGCCGGGTACAACGTGTACCGCGGCACCACGGCCGAGGTTGCCGTGGACGGCCCCGCATTGAACGGGGACACACCGGTGTCGGGCGTGACGTTCACCGATGAGAGTGCCGCTGCCGACACCACCTACTACTACGTGGTGACCGCCGTGAATGAAGAACGCGCTGCATCGGATCCATCACAGGCAGTCGAGGTCACGGTCCCACCAGAAGGTGGACCGGAACCCGGGGCTTGTGCTGTGGGTCAGTGGACGGCTGAGTTCTTCCAGGGGCGGGATCTCGCCGGTGCTCCGGTGACGATCGAATGTGCTGACGACATCGATCAGGCCTTCGGTGTGGGATCCGGGCCCGAGGGTGTGGGTTCGACCAACTACTCGATTCGTTGGACGAAGACCGTGACCGAGGGTGCAGGCACCTACGAGTTCCGGGCGCGCACCGATGACGGTGTCCGGATCAAGGTCGACGACGAGCTGGTCCTTGACCAGTGGGTCGATCAGAGCGCCACGGAGACTCACACGGCGTCGGTGACGCTGGACGAGTCCGCGAAGGTCGAAGTGGAGTACTACCAGGGATGGGGCAGCGCCTCCGCCGACGTCTCCTACACCCGCGTCGGCGAGGCTTGTGCTGTGGGTCAGTGGACGGCTGAGTTCTTCCAGGGGCGGGATCTCGCCGGTGCTCCGGTGACGATCGAATGTGCTGACGACATCGATCAGGCCTTCGGTGTGGGATCCGGGCCCGAGGGTGTGGGTTCGACCAACTACTCGATTCGTTGGACGAAGACCGTGACCGAGGGTGCAGGCACCTACGAGTTCCGGGCGCGCACCGATGACGGTGTCCGGATCAAGGTCGACGACGAGCTGGTCCTTGACCAGTGGGTCGATCAGAGCGCCACGGAGACTCACACGGCGTCGGTGACGCTGGACGAGTCCGCGAAGGTCGAAGTGGAGTACTACCAGGGATGGGGCAGCGCCTCCGCCGACGTCTCCTACACCCGCGTCGGCGAGGCTTGTGCTGTGGGTCAGTGGACGGCTGAGTTCTTCCAGGGGCGGGATCTCGCCGGTGCTCCGGTGACGATCGAATGTGCTGACGACATCGATCAGGCCTTCGGTGTGGGATCCGGGCCCGAGGGTGTGGGTTCGACCAACTACTCGATTCGTTGGACGAAGACCGTGACCGAGGGTGCAGGCACCTACGAGTTCCGGGCGCGCACCGATGACGGTGTCCGGATCAAGGTCGACGACGAGCTGGTCCTTGACCAGTGGGTCGATCAGAGCGCCACGGAGACTCACACGGCGTCGGTGACGCTGGACGAGTCCGCGAAGGTCGAAGTGGAGTACTACCAGGGATGGGGCAGCGCCTCCGCCGACGTCTCCTACACCCGCGTCGGCGAGGCTTGTGCTGTGGGTCAGTGGACGGCTGAGTTCTTCCAGGGGCGGGATCTCGCCGGTGCTCCGGTGACGATCGAATGTGCTGACGACATCGATCAGGCCTTCGGTGTGGGATCCGGGCCCGAGGGTGTGGGTTCGACCAACTACTCGATTCGTTGGACGAAGACCGTGACCGAGGGTGCAGGCACCTACGAGTTCCGGGCGCGCACCGATGACGGTGTCCGGATCAAGGTCGACGACGAGCTGGTCCTTGACCAGTGGGTCGATCAGAGCGCCACGGAGACTCACACGGCGTCGGTGACGCTGGACGAGTCCGCGAAGGTCGAAGTGGAGTACTACCAGGGATGGGGCAGCGCCTCCGCCGACGTCTCCTACACCCGCGTCGGCGCCGATACCGAGGCTCCGTCAGCTCCGAGCCAGCTCGTAGCCGCCGCTGAGGATTCCGCAGTGGCCCTCAGCTGGGAGGTCAGCGCCTCGACGGACACGGTCGGCTACCGGGTATACCGGGGAACCGAAGCCGGAGTCGAAGCCTCCGAGACTCCGCTGTCAGGCTCCCCACTGGTCGAGAATGCCAGCTACCGGGATGTCAGCGCAGCTCCCGATGTGACCTACTACTACGTGGTCACAGCGGTGGACGCCGCAGGCAACGAGTCCGAGGTGTCGAACGAGGCGATGGCCGTGGTGGCCACCGTCGAGGACACCGAAGCACCTGACGCACCGCTCGAACTCGCGGCCGTCGCCGGTGACGCCTCGGTCGAACTGACCTGGACGGCATCGGCGTCCACCGACACTGCCGGCTACCGGGTCTACCGCTCGCTGCAGCCCGTCGTTGCGGACACCGGCGAGGAGGACGCCGTTTCCGGGGAAGCCCTGGTGAGCGGCACCGCCTACACGGACGACACGGTCAGCAATGGCACCACCTACTTCTACGTGGTGACCGCGGTCGACACCGCCGGCAACGAGTCGGAGGTCTCGAACGAGGTGTTCGCCGTTCCGACCGTTCCCAACACCACCGATGTGAAGGTGGACTTCACCGCGACCAACGCCGTTCCTGCTGCGGGTTACCTCGCCGACTGGGGCCAGTCCTACGGATCTCGGACCAGCCCCAACCAGGGAACCGGGCTCTCCTACGGGTGGCTCTCCGAAGACGGGACCCCCGTAAGCCTGGTCGGCAACGGCCGGGAGCGCGTCCGCACGGGCATCGACGGACGGCTCAACAGCATCCTCCACATGCAGTACGGCGACGTGAACGGGACCAATGGTGTCAACACCGAGGGTGTCTGGGAGCTCGCGGTACCGAACGGCCTCTATGAGGTCGAGGTCGCAGTGGGTGACGAGCCGGGCGCATCGAACGTCTACGACTCCAACCACGTCATCAACATCGAGGCCGGGCTGGGCATCGAGAGCTTCCAGGCCACTGCCGGCGAGGAGTACCGCACCTCCACCACCACAGTCGGTGTGTGGGACGGCGCACTCACGCTCACGGCGACAGGCGGAACGAACACGAAGATCGCCTACGTCGAGGTCCTCGGCCTGGAGCAGGCACCGCACGTGGACACGATGCGGCCGGACAACCGTGCCTCCGGGCACGATCCCAACGACGGCGTCTCCGCGACCATCCGCGTACCGTACGCCGGCGTGGGCGTGGATCCTCAGACGCTGCCGGGCAATGTCCACATCTACGAGGCAGCCTCCGGTGTGGAAGTGCCGTCGTCCACCGGGACCTCCGGCGGCAATGACGTCATCTCCACCCAGCCGGATTCTCCCCTGAAGCCCAACACCAGCTACCGCTTCGTCGTGACGGACGAGGTGAAGGACAACTTCGGTGCGCCGTTCGTGCCCTTCTCCTCCATCTTCACCACGGGTGCCGGCACGGTCGAGACACCCGAGGAGTTCACACCCCTCAGCGGCGTCGGATTCGAGAAGGTGGAACTGCCCATCGGGGCGGGAACCTACTGGTCGACCTTCACCTTCGGGCCCGACGACAAGCTGTATGGAGCGACGATCGGCCAGGGCCTGTTCCGCTTCACCGTGAACGACGACGGGACGCTCTCCAACAAGGAGAACCTCGGCTATCAGGGCCGGGCCATGGTGGGCCTCGTCTTCGACAAGTCCTCCACAGCCAGTGATCTGAAGCTGTGGATCACCTCCACCAGCGCCAATGTCGGCAACGAGCAGGGGCAGTGGATCTCCGGCATCAGCCGGCTCACCGGCGCGAACCTGCAGAACGAGGCCAAGATCTTCGAAGGCCTCCCGCGCTCCCAGTCGGACCACCTGACCAACTCCATGGTCTACGGTCCGGACGGACGTCTGTACTTCCAGCAGGGCTCCAACCAGGCAGCAGGTGACCTCGACAACTCCTGGGGTCAGCGCGGAGAGAAGCTTCTCACCGCCGCGACCCTGGTCTTCGACCCCGCGAACCCGCAGGTGCAGGCCGCGGCGAGCGGTGCCGGCTCGATCAACGTGCAGACGGCCGACGGCGGATCCTACGATCCCTACGCCTCGAACGCTCCGCTGAAGATCTACGCGACCGGCATCCGCAATGCCTACGACCTCGTCTGGCACTCCAACGGACACCTGTACGTCCCCACCAACGGCACGGCAGGCGGAGGCAACTCACCTGGCGTCACGGCCAACGCCGACGGCACGTTCACGCGTGTCGCAGCACCGGGCATCCCGGGTGCCTCCACCGTCAACGGCCGGGACGTCACCGCACAGTGCCAGCGACGCAACTACACCGGAGGATCGGTTCCTGCAATCGCCAACCACCCGACCCAGCGCGACCTCCTGTTCGACGTCGTCGAGGGCGGCTACTACGGCCATCCCAACCCCGAGCGTTGTGAATGGGTGCTGAACGAGGGCAACGACCCGGCGAACCTGCCGGAGTCGCCAGGACAGGGAGGCAGCAAGTACGCCTCCGGGGTGAAGGCGGATCCGAACTACCGCGGAATCGCCTATGACTTCGAGTTCAACAAGTCCCCGAACGGGGCGCTCGAGTACCAGAGCGACACCTTCGGCGGTCAGCTGAAGGGCCGCCTGCTGGTCACGCGCTTCTCCAACAACAACGACCTCATCTTCCTGCAGCCGGATCCCGCGACCGGTGAGATCCTCGGTGCGCAGGTACCCACCGGCGTACCGGGTGTCCCCAACACCACCATCAGTGGTGCGGACGGCTTCAACGATCCGCTGGAGGTCGTCGAGGATCCGGGGACGGGTAACCTCTACGTCAATCAGTACGACCGAAGCGGCGGCGCACAGAAGATGTTCCTCCTGCGCGTGCCTGCAGACCAGCAGGCGGCCACGCTGGATGCCTCCGCGGAAGAGCTCGTCTTCTCGACCGTGAAGAACACCACCAGCAGCACCAAAGCAGTCACGGTCACCAACACCGGTCCTGAGGCCGTGACGCTCTCACGGGCGGTCCAGGGCGCGCAGGCCGGCGAATTCACCATCACCGGTGGATCGACCTCGCTTGCTCCAGGAGCCAGCACCACCCTGCAGGTGGCCTTCAAGCCCGGATCCGCAGTAGGGCAACGAAGTGCAACGCTGGAGGTCACCGCCGGCGACACCACGCTCGAGATCGGCCTGTACGGGCTGTCCATGAACGGCATCGAGGGCGGGAACGAACCCACCTTCGCAGACGTCCTGGGCACGCTCGGCTACAAGGTCGACGTCGGGTGGACCAATCTCGCAGGCGGGGTCGACCCCGCGGCGAAGGGTGACGAGGTCCTGGAACCGCTGTTCGTGAAGTCGGGCAGCGCGCCGGTGAGCATGAAGCCCCTGGCGCAGTACGCCCCCCGCGAGGACCTGCCCTTCGGGTGGTACACCGGCGACGGGACGGAGAGCGAGCGCAACAAGGTGGGCTCCATCGACATCAACGGCTACCAGTCGCTGCTTCCGCCCGCCAGCCCGGGATCGGCGAGCAGCTTCGACCCCGGCGACGAGCAGTTCGGGTTCTACTTCTACTCGAACGTCTTCCAGCGGGTCGGCTTCACCGAGGACCGGCTCAACACCGGGATCGCCCACCGGGCGCGCGTCTACCCGGCGAAGGACCGCTCCGGGGCGGCGATGGCCAACAGCTACATCGTGGCCTTCGAGGACGCTTCCAACGGTGACTACCAGGATTACGTGTTCCTGGTGCAGGGGGTGAAGCCGGCAGGCGAAGTGACACCGCCGTCGACGGAAGCGATCCGCGTCAACTTCTCCGACCTCGCCGGGCCCCTGCCCGCCGGATACCTCCGGGACCACGGGCAGGCCTTCGGCACCCGGACGGCGCCCGATCAGGGCACCGGACTGAGCTACGGCTGGAAGAGCCAGGCCACGGAGAACCCGCTGGACATCTCGACCGGCGGCACCACCCCGGGCAACGGGCGGACGCGGGTCACGGCGCAGACGGACCAGCGCCTCGAGTCGCTGATGCACATGCAGTCCGGCGACGTCTCGGGGACGTTCAACGGCGTCGCAACCTATGCGTACTGGGAGATCGCGCTGCCCGACGGCGAATACCGTGTCACCGTCGCCGCGGGAGACGCGACGATCAACTCGGATCTCGAGGCACACAGCATCAACTTCGAGAACCAGCCGGTCATCAGCAGGTTCGTCCCGACCGGTGCGGCCGGTGCGAACAGCCGCCACGCCACGGCGACCGCTGACGTCGCTGTCACCGACGGTTTCCTGACCGTCGATGCCAATGGCGGCACCAACAGCAAGATCAACTACCTGGACATCGTCCCGCTGGCCGACACCGAGGTGCCGGGGGATGATCCCACGGACGGCGCCCAGGTGAAGGTGAACTTCCAGACTCCGGCCGCACCGACGCCGGCAGGATGGACCGCCGATACGGGCATGGCCTTCGATGCCGAACGCAAGTTCGGCTGGCTCGTCGACGGGGCCCCGACGGACCGCAGCAGTGCCGCGAGGTACCGCACCACGGCCACGCCGGGCATCAACTACCCCTCGGACCCGTTGCTGCAGACGACCAACCTGATGGGGCCGGCGTCCAACGTCAGCACCGGGGTGTGGGAGTACGAACTGCCCAACGGGACCTACAAGGTGGCCCTCTCCGTCGGTGATTCCGGGTTCCTGGATTCGACCCACGGGGTAGCTGTCGAAGGGCAGCCCCTGGTGAACTCCTTCGTTCCGACCGGAGCAACCCCGTTCCAGACCGGAACCCGCGATGTAGCTGTCGCGGACGGCAAGCTGACCGTGACCTCGACGGGCACCAACAGCAAGATCAACTGGATCTCCATCAAGGGAGACGGACTCGACGGTCCGCCGGCGGAGACCACCCTCGTGAAGTACAACTTCCAGACGGAGGCCGCTCCTACGCCGGCAGGATGGATCAAGGACTACGGCCTGGGGTACTCGGCGGGCGCCGGCTTCGGCTGGCTGGTCGGTGGAGAGCCTGCAGACCGCGTGCTCAGCGGTCGGTACCGCACGGCCGCGGCATCCGGGATCACCTACCCGGCGAACGACCCGCTGCTCCAGACGCTCAACATCATGCAGAGCGGAACGGTCACCGGGTTGTCGGACGGCACCTGGGTGGCGGACGTCGCGGACGGAACGTACACCGTGAGCGTCTCCGTCGGTGATGCCGGCTTCCTCGATTCGACACACGCGATCGAGGTCGAAGGCACCCCCGTCATCGATCCCTTCGTTCCTACCGGGAGCGCCCCGTTCAAGACGGGCACGGCCCAGGTGACGGTGACCGACGGACAGCTCACGGTGGTTCCCACCGGGACCAACACCAAGATCAACTGGATCACGATCGCAGGCAAGGCCCTCACCGCCCCATCGGTCGCCGTCACGGTCAACGGGACGGAGATCGGCTCCAGCTTCAGCGGCGGCACGGCCAACGTGTCCCTTGCAGCCACGGCGCCGACCGGGACGACGATCGAATCGCTCACCTACTCGGTGAACGGAGCGGATCCCGTGGCATACACGGCACCGTTCGTCTTCGACACGGCCGGCAACTACGTGCTCGAGGTGACCGCCACCGACACCACCGGGGCGTCCACCACCAGGACCGTCCAGTTCGAGGTCCTCGATATCGGGGGGACGCTGACTCTCCGGAACGAGCAGGTCACGCGGCAGGGTGGAGCTCCCATCCCCGGTCTGTCCGAGGACTGGCTGGTGATGCACCGCATCAATGGTGGCGTCTCGACCCACGAGGTCGTGGACGAGGCCACGGTGACGCTGTCCAACACCGGCAGCAAGGGTCTCCGCATCACCGAGCTTGCCCTCGGCGGCCCCAACGCCGGGCAGTTCACGGTGACCGACGCACCTGAACTGCCCTTCACGGTGCAGCCCAACGCATCGGTCCCGGTCACGGTGCAGTTCACGGCCGCGTCCGGTGGCAAGGGCGTCAGGGTCGCACAGCTGAACGTCAGGTCGAGCGACCCATCCGCTGCGTTGATGCCGGTGCAGCTCCGGGGCGCCTACATGACGCAACCGGAAGGCAACAGCGAGCTCTCCGTCAATGAGATCGCCCTGGCCTTCGGGTGGACCACGGACCTCGGCAGCCCCTCCAACGGCGACGAGATGCGTACCTCTGCCCTGAACGGGGAGGAAGTCCGGTCCCTGCAGTGGAAACGCCTCGACTCTTCCATCCCGGTCACGGCGCGGCAGATCGCGGCCTTCCACGGTTGCTGTACACAAATCGAGACGGTCAACATCAACGGGACGACGGCGACACACAACGCGGCGTACGGGCAATCACTGCTTCCCCTGAACAACGCGTTGACCGGACCCACGCAGCTCACGACGAATCCCACCGGAAACATCGGGATCGTCGTATCAGGGCAGTCCACCAACAACCCCAACTACATGGCCGTCAAGACCTGGCCTGTCAGGGACAGGGACAGGAAGATCGTCCCGGGGGCGTGGATCGTGGGTCACGACTACATCAGTTCACCGAACCAGTGCGGTACTGGTCCGACGAACTGTGACTTCCAGGACAACATGTACCTCGTCACGAACATGGTCCCGGTCGCCTCCTCCGACACCACTGCGCCGAGTACGGTCACCGGCGTCGCTGCAGCGGCGTCCGGGTCCGCGATCGACGTCACGTGGGCTGCAGGACCGGAAGCGGACCTTGCCGGCTACTACGTCGAGCGCGCAACCTCCGCGGCGGGACCGTGGACTCGCATCAGTGGGAACACGCCTGTCCGTGGCCTGAAGATGACGGACACGAACCTCCCGTTCGCTGCCCAGGCCTTCTACCGGGTGCAGGCGGTGGACGCATCGGGGAACACCTCCCCGGTGTCCGCCACGGCCAGCGCGGCAATCCCGGCATCGGCGGGTCAAGCCATCCGTATCAACGCGGGCGGCGGAGCGGTGACGACCGGCGGCGTGAACTGGCTGGCCGACACGTATTTCGCGGGCGGCAAGACCTACACGAACCCGGCGGTCACGCAGATCGCGGGAACCGACAGTGATGCGCTCTACTTCTCCGAGCGCAGCGCAACCACCGGCCCGGGAACGTTCGGGTACAACATCCCGGTGCCTGCGGGGAATTACACGGTCAGGCTGCACTTCGCGGAGATCTACCACGGTGCAACCGGCGGTGGAGCCGGCGGAACCGGCAAGCGTGTCTTCGGCGTCAACCTCGAGGGGGGACCGCAGGAGATCAGCAACCTCGATCTCAACGCGGTGGTCAGCCCCATGACGGCCCACATCGTGAGCCAGACCCTCGGTGTCACGGACGGGAACCTCGACATCGACTTCGCGTCCACCGTGGATCAGCCGAAGATCTCCGCGATCGAGGTGATCCGCAACCCCTAG